CTGCGGCGTTCGAGCATCGACGAGGTCCCCCAGCTCTTGAACGTTCTCACTGGCGAAATGTCGCTGGTCGGACCTCGGCCGCATGCGTTGGCGCACGACAACCATTACGGTGACCTGCTGGCGGAGTACGCATTCAGGCATCACGTGAAGCCTGGAATAACCGGCTGGGCGCAAGTTCGCGGATATCGCGGCGAGACCGCAAGGGTCGAACAAATGAAGGGCCGGGTGGATTGCGATCTCTGGTACATCAACAACTGGAGTCTTGCACTCGACCTGAAGATCTTGATGCTCACTTGCCTCGAGGTTACCCGCCGGGGTAACGCCTACTGACCACATAACAGGCAAAAAACGGGCTGCGCTTGGGCAACTTTTGTCTGAGCGTGATGACGGTCACCCGCGCGGCGTTGACGATGTAGCTGCAGCGCAACAACCTCAAGCCAATTCTAGCAATTCGATAGGGATTACGTTGACTCCGTTGAGGATTCAGCCCAATCCTCGACGGGGTTACCATTGGGGTTGGGCGTGAAATCCAGCATTACTTTATCGGCATTGCTTTCGGTCGTCCTGCTGTGTTCGGCAGGTTGCGCGATCATGCCCAGCTCTGGTCCCGAGGACCATGTCATCAAGAGCGAGATGACGAAGGCGGGGCCGGAGTACGGGCTCGTCAAGCTCACGCCGACCGTCGTCGACATTCTCAAAGAATATGGTCCGGGCGCACTGGCCGGCACCTTCCCCGACAAATCGCCTCCGCGCAGCATCAAGTTCGGCATCGGTGACGTCGTTTCTGTGACGATCTTCGAAGCGGCCGCCGGCGGTCTCTTCATCCCTGCTGAGGCGGGCGTCAGGCCGGGCAACTTCGTCCAGATTCCAAATCAGAACGTCGACACGGCGGGCAACATCACCGTGCCCTATGCCGGCGCCGTCAAGGCGGCAGGTCGTACGCCCAGCGAGATTCAGCAGGACATCGTCAAGGCGATCGGCAATCGAGCCATCGAGCCGCAGGTCGTGGTCGCCTTGATCACGCAAAACACGTCGCTCATCAGCGTGCTGGGCGAGGTCAACACGCCGGCCCGCCTGCAAGCGAACGCTGCTGGCGAGCGCGTGCTGGACGTGATCAGCCGCGCCGGCGGCCCGAAGGGTCAGGGATGGGAGACTTGGGTCACGCTCGAGCGCAACGGCAAGCGGGCAACGGTGCCGTTCGGTGCGCTCGTGTACCAGCCCGACAACAACGTGTGGGTCCACCCAGGCGATACCATTTACGTCTACCGCGAACCCCAGATCTTCCTGGCGTTCGGCGCGGCGGGACAGCAGGGGCAATTCCCGTTTGACATGTGGAAGATCACCATGGCGCAAGCCATGGCCAAGGCTGGCGGATTACTCGATGCGCAGGCCGAGCCCGCGGGTGTCTTCGTCTACCGCCGTGAACCCCGGGAGCTCGCCGAGCGATTGGGTGTAGACTGCTCGAAGTATGTCGGTCCGCTGGTCCCGGTTGTCTACAATGTCGATTTCCGAGATCCTGCCGGCTTCTTCCTGGCGACCAAGTTCGACATGCGTGACAAGGACGTGCTGTTCGCTGCAAATGCAGCAACCTACGACACCGCGAAGTTCCTGCAGTTCGTGCGCCTGATCGTGGCGACCGCGAACGACACGATCGTGTCGGCCAACAACGTGCAGGTGCTCAGGATCAATTCGAAGGGACTGTGATCCCTTCGGGCGGCACGAGTCTGATCTCCATCCGCCGGGATCGATATCTCTTGGCAACAAAAGCGCCGCCGACGTTTGTCGGCGGCGCTTTTTGTTGAGCCCAACTGATTGCCTGGTTCGGTCGGCCCCTCGACGCGGCCCTAATGAAGCGGCTGCAGTTCGGTAGGTCTCGGCACGACCCTCTCGCCGGGGCCGCCCACGCTATCCGGGCCGTTGTTAGTGACCATTCTCAGCTGGGCCAGGATCTTGCGCTTGTCGCGCTGCAGATTGTCGGTCTGTGCTTTGTTGCAACCGGTTTCCGTGACGGCGATCATGTTGGTTCGAGCTGCGGCATCGACGACATAGCCGCCAAAGGTCGCGTAGGCCCGCGCGAGGGCCATCCCCTCGGGCGATAGATCGAGCTTCGTAAGATCGACCGATGGAGGAATCGCGAAAAGAGCGCCCATGGGGACGTTGCCGGAATAGGTGTTGCGGCCGCCAAGATCGGTTGCCGTGGCCGGCCACACCTTCTGCTCGGCCATGGTCGCACCTCGCCGCAATTGGTTCGGGCTGATGACCATAGCCAATGCGTGCGGGATGACGCCTTGCGCGAGTTCATGGCATCGAATGAGACCGCCCAGGAGCGATCCGCCGAAGGCCCGAATGCCTTCGGAGGCGCCATCGCGGCTCGCCTTTCCCAGGCCATACAAATCCGTCAGCACAACATAGTGAGCGCGATAGACGTTGGCCGCGGCATCATACGAACCCTTCCAGACTTCGTACGCGTAGCGCCCGTCCTGGGTAATGATCGCGGCATACCTGTCGGTCCCTCCCAGGAATTGGATATCATGAGGCGTTTTGAGCTCGAATGACCCTCCGTTCACCGGCGACGAAAACAACCAGGGACCCGTGCTCGAGCGTCCCTTGTACTCCCATCGCATCACCGGATCGTCGGCCTTCTGTCTATCTATCTTGAGAAGGTCTACCCCGATCCAGGCGTAGGAGGCGGCGTGACCGCCGACACTCTCATTCCTGATCATGGCGGTCTCGGTCTCCTGGGGATCCTGGAAGGAGGCTCCCTTTCCGAGCGGCGTATTCCAGAAACTTGCATTCGAGAAAGGCTGGAGTCTTGGATCTCGACCTGATCCGGCTCGTACCTCACTGTCGAGGAACGCGGCCGAAAAGCCGCAAACAAGCAGGACCGCACTCAAACCAAATCCAGATACTTCGCGTCGCATCCCATGCCTCGACATTGTTGGCGTTATGCAACGCTCTTTCGCGCATAACCGCGTGCCGTCACCAAGGCGTTCCGGATTGTTGCGCGTAACATCTTCGCGAGAAGCGCGGGCGTCGCGCCCCACTGAATCATGCGGCTCCAATCGCCGAAGCTCGGTACGGTGCCGTAGAAGGGAGAGAAGAGCTGCATGAAGAGATACGGTTTAAGGTGGGCGGGGGCCTTGTCGTTCTTCTGCATTATTCTTTCGAAGGCATCGTAGCGCTTTTTGGAATTCTTGGAGATGCGGTCGCGACCTTCATCGACGTAACAGACGTAGCTGCAATCAGGAACGAGACGCGCGGGTCCGTATCTTCTCACCAGGCGCATGAAAAGCTCGAGGTCCTGCAAGGCGGGCATGTTTTCGTCAAACCCGCCAATTTCCGCGAGGTGTTGGGTCGGGCAGAAAATCTGGTTGCCGATGAAGTTGTGGTGGAAAAGATCTTCGTAACTGACCTCGTCCTTGCGATCGGTGGTGGGAGACGACGATTTGCCGTCGGTCATCACGCTTTGTGTGAACAATCCTGAAATGCGATTCGCATCGTCGCCGAGATTGCTCCAGTAGTTCAGGAGATTCTCAATCCTGGTCGGCGTGAATTCGTCGTCATCGTCCAAGCCGGTGATAAATTGTCCGGCCGCGATCTTTATGGCGCGGTTTCGCGCGGCGGGCGCTCCTCTTGCTTTATCCACGTGGATGACCGTGAGGCGAGGTTCGCTGGCCCGAAGACCGTCGAGATAGGCGCGCGTGTCGTCTGTCGAGGCATCATTGACCACGATGATGTCAAGATCGCTGTGTGTCTGTTGTATGACAGATCTCAGCGCGCGCTCGAGAAGCAATCTGCGATTGTGAGTCGGGATATATATGCTGACTTTAACCATCTTCAGGCACCGCAACGAGTTGCTCGCGCGCGCAACCCGCGGCGATAACCAATTTCTAAGGAATCTGCCTTGATCCCGCAATGATTTGGTATTTTATCGCACTGCGAGAAGCCTCGGTCGACGAAGGGATTTGAAGCGTGCCTGAACTGAAGTCGCCGCTCCGAAAGCGCGTGGCCTATCTGACAAGCCAATATCCCAAAGTGAGTCACAGTTTCATCCGGCGTGAAATTCTCGCGCTTGAGCGGTTGGGCTGGGAGGTTCATCGATTTGCCTTGCGTGGCTGGGATGCGGAACTGCCGGACGTTGACGATCGGACGGAACTGGAGCGAACTGCCTACGTTTTGAACAAGGGCGTGTTGTCCATTGCATGGGCAGTTGTGGCGACGATGTTTGCTGCGCCCGGCGGATTTTGGCGATCTTTCACGATGGCCGTGGCCTTGATGCGGCGAAGCGATCGTCCCTTCTTTCTCCATGCCATATATTTGGCAGAGGCGTGCTGGTTGGCGCGGGAACTCGCAAGACTCCAACTCTCGCATCTTCATACCCATTTCGGCACCAATCCCACTGACGTCGCATTGCTCGTCAATTGCCTCACGGGAATCTCTTACAGCTTTACCGTGCATGGTCCCGAGGAGTTCGATCGGATCATCGGGATCAACCTGCAGACGAAGGTGGAGCGGGCGAAATTCGTTGTTGCAATCAGCTCGTTCGGACGTGGCCAGCTGATGCGTCTCATTCACCCGAGTGGGTGGAATAAGATCAAAGTGGTTCACTGCGGCGTCGATGAGCGCTTCTTGATCAGCTCTGTGCTGGCCAACGCCGCGAACAAATTGGTGTGCGTGGGACGGCTCTGCGAGCAGAAGGGGC
The genomic region above belongs to Bradyrhizobium arachidis and contains:
- a CDS encoding polysaccharide biosynthesis/export family protein, producing MKSSITLSALLSVVLLCSAGCAIMPSSGPEDHVIKSEMTKAGPEYGLVKLTPTVVDILKEYGPGALAGTFPDKSPPRSIKFGIGDVVSVTIFEAAAGGLFIPAEAGVRPGNFVQIPNQNVDTAGNITVPYAGAVKAAGRTPSEIQQDIVKAIGNRAIEPQVVVALITQNTSLISVLGEVNTPARLQANAAGERVLDVISRAGGPKGQGWETWVTLERNGKRATVPFGALVYQPDNNVWVHPGDTIYVYREPQIFLAFGAAGQQGQFPFDMWKITMAQAMAKAGGLLDAQAEPAGVFVYRREPRELAERLGVDCSKYVGPLVPVVYNVDFRDPAGFFLATKFDMRDKDVLFAANAATYDTAKFLQFVRLIVATANDTIVSANNVQVLRINSKGL
- a CDS encoding glycosyltransferase; its protein translation is MVKVSIYIPTHNRRLLLERALRSVIQQTHSDLDIIVVNDASTDDTRAYLDGLRASEPRLTVIHVDKARGAPAARNRAIKIAAGQFITGLDDDDEFTPTRIENLLNYWSNLGDDANRISGLFTQSVMTDGKSSSPTTDRKDEVSYEDLFHHNFIGNQIFCPTQHLAEIGGFDENMPALQDLELFMRLVRRYGPARLVPDCSYVCYVDEGRDRISKNSKKRYDAFERIMQKNDKAPAHLKPYLFMQLFSPFYGTVPSFGDWSRMIQWGATPALLAKMLRATIRNALVTARGYARKSVA
- a CDS encoding glycosyltransferase encodes the protein MPELKSPLRKRVAYLTSQYPKVSHSFIRREILALERLGWEVHRFALRGWDAELPDVDDRTELERTAYVLNKGVLSIAWAVVATMFAAPGGFWRSFTMAVALMRRSDRPFFLHAIYLAEACWLARELARLQLSHLHTHFGTNPTDVALLVNCLTGISYSFTVHGPEEFDRIIGINLQTKVERAKFVVAISSFGRGQLMRLIHPSGWNKIKVVHCGVDERFLISSVLANAANKLVCVGRLCEQKGQALLVSAAARLAGRGANFELVLVGDGENRPIIEQLIRDHQLQGKVRITGWADGEAVRREILDARAFVLPSFAEGLAVVLMEAMALGRPVLTTYIAGNPELVVHEENGWLFPAGSEDELADAMHRCLNAPVSVLQAMGERGARAVAEQHNVQTEAGKLSALFAHALEA